The Larimichthys crocea isolate SSNF chromosome XI, L_crocea_2.0, whole genome shotgun sequence genome has a segment encoding these proteins:
- the LOC109139080 gene encoding clathrin coat assembly protein AP180-like isoform X2: MTTAENNNPGSSLDACFSSVVPQPSPSPSPSPLFTSASSTITTTATISAPIAPSAVNPSTDLFSDLFDSMPDTSFTTAADPAPSADLFTAADVFSSPAPILSSAPPPKIDTGAIMNLFGA; the protein is encoded by the exons ATGACGACAGCGGAGAATAATAACCCGGGTAGCTCGCTGGATGCCTGTTTTAGCTCTGTGGTGCCCCAGCCgtccccctccccttccccgTCACCGCTCTTCACCTCTGCTTCcagcaccatcaccaccactgcAACCATTTCAGCTCCCATAGCCCCCAGCGCCGTCAACCCTTCGACTGACCTTTTCAGCG ATCTCTTTGATTCCATGCCAGACACGAGcttcaccacagcagcagacccTGCTCCCAGTGCTGACTTGTTTACAGCAG CGGATGTGTTCAGCTCCCCTGCCCCCATCCTCTCCTCCGCACCCCCACCCAAAATTGACACGGGAGCCATCATGAACCTGTTTGGTG CGTGA
- the LOC109139080 gene encoding protein PRRC2C-like isoform X3 — protein MTTAENNNPGSSLDACFSSVVPQPSPSPSPSPLFTSASSTITTTATISAPIAPSAVNPSTDLFSADVFSSPAPILSSAPPPKIDTGAIMNLFGA, from the exons ATGACGACAGCGGAGAATAATAACCCGGGTAGCTCGCTGGATGCCTGTTTTAGCTCTGTGGTGCCCCAGCCgtccccctccccttccccgTCACCGCTCTTCACCTCTGCTTCcagcaccatcaccaccactgcAACCATTTCAGCTCCCATAGCCCCCAGCGCCGTCAACCCTTCGACTGACCTTTTCAGCG CGGATGTGTTCAGCTCCCCTGCCCCCATCCTCTCCTCCGCACCCCCACCCAAAATTGACACGGGAGCCATCATGAACCTGTTTGGTG CGTGA
- the LOC109139080 gene encoding clathrin coat assembly protein AP180-like isoform X1: MTTAENNNPGSSLDACFSSVVPQPSPSPSPSPLFTSASSTITTTATISAPIAPSAVNPSTDLFSDLFDSMPDTSFTTAADPAPSADLFTAADVFSSPAPILSSAPPPKIDTGAIMNLFGGG; encoded by the exons ATGACGACAGCGGAGAATAATAACCCGGGTAGCTCGCTGGATGCCTGTTTTAGCTCTGTGGTGCCCCAGCCgtccccctccccttccccgTCACCGCTCTTCACCTCTGCTTCcagcaccatcaccaccactgcAACCATTTCAGCTCCCATAGCCCCCAGCGCCGTCAACCCTTCGACTGACCTTTTCAGCG ATCTCTTTGATTCCATGCCAGACACGAGcttcaccacagcagcagacccTGCTCCCAGTGCTGACTTGTTTACAGCAG CGGATGTGTTCAGCTCCCCTGCCCCCATCCTCTCCTCCGCACCCCCACCCAAAATTGACACGGGAGCCATCATGAACCTGTTTGGTGGTGGGTAA
- the LOC104925648 gene encoding serine protease 23 — protein sequence MGLGHFLCLLLCAAALTASGLSGNDEGHEAYSWTRQSLPVLLDAHTEPLNTPSFRGQEEDEERGGTKTLCGIECQSSRPPMEQTEQERVLGYETLYENGTCTHTDVSLQGFNKTSAGTPANSPARTRMKRQVYGTDGRFVISDSHFITNYPFSTAVRLSTGCSGVLISPKHVLTAAHCIHDGKDYLESARKVRVGVLQLKNKRRRGGRRRGGRRRGGRRGEEQVVEEDEEQNSLDGGVVRERKGGKGRRRRGRKEGEEGRADGNIIESERGGKQKHLNRIRRSAEPKKPVFRWARVKQTQIPLGWIQTKSSTNPVSTDYDYAVLELKRPLKQKYMDLGVAPSAAPLGLIHFSGYDTDKSVPEHGQEKVVYRFCSVANESKDLMYQYCDAQAGATGAGIYIRRRQEVGNAGRKGKWQRRVIGVFLGHRWVELEGGEQREFNVAVRITPTKYAQICHWIHGDPSLCKEV from the coding sequence ATGGGACTCggtcacttcctgtgtttgcTGCTCTGTGCAGCTGCCCTCACAGCTTCTGGACTTTCTGGTAACGATGAGGGCCACGAGGCATACAGCTGGACCAGGCAGAGTCTCCCGGTGCTGCTGGACGCACACACAGAGCCTTTAAACACTCCGTCGTTCAGagggcaggaggaggatgaggagagaggagggacaaAGACACTCTGTGGAATAGAGTGTCAAAGCAGCCGACCGCCTATGGAGCAGACTGAGCAAGAGAGGGTTCTGGGATATGAGACACTGTATGAGAATGGCAcctgcacacatacagatgttAGTTTGCAGGGTTTTAACAAGACATCTGCAGGAACACCAGCAAACTCACCAGCCCGTACACGCATGAAACGTCAGGTTTATGGAACAGATGGACGCTTTGTGATCTCTGACTCACATTTCATCACCAACTACCCTTTTTCTACCGCTGTCCGTCTCTCCACAGGCTGCTCTGGAGTCCTGATATCCCCAAAACATGTGCTAACAGCAGCACACTGCATCCATGATGGGAAGGACTACCTGGAGAGTGCAAGAAAGGTTAGAGTAGGAGTGTTACAGCTtaagaataaaagaagaagagggggtaggaggaggggaggacggaggaggggtgggaggagaggtgaggagcaggtagtggaggaagatgaggagcaGAATAGTCTAGATGGAGGTGTGGTGAGGGAAAGGAAGGGAGGCAAAGGCAGGAGGCGCAGGGGAAGAAAAGAGGGTGAGGAGGGAAGGGCTGATGGGAATATAATAGagtcagagagaggagggaaacaaaaacatctcaacCGTATTCGTCGTAGTGCTGAACCCAAGAAGCCTGTCTTTCGTTGGGCACGAGTTAAACAAACCCAAATCCCTCTAGGTTGGATCCAAACCAAGAGCTCCACCAACCCAGTGTCCACTGACTATGACTACGCTGTTCTGGAGCTGAAACGACCCCTCAAGCAAAAGTACATGGACCTCGGGGTAGCGCCCTCAGCTGCTCCCCTGGGACTTATCCACTTCTCAGGCTATGACACTGACAAAAGTGTGCCAGAGCATGGACAAGAAAAGGTGGTTTACCGCTTTTGTTCAGTGGCAAACGAGTCTAAGGACTTGATGTACCAGTACTGTGACGCACAGGCGGGCGCTACAGGTGCAGGTATTTACATTCGTCGGAGGCAGGAAGTGGGAAATGCAGGCAGGAAAGGGAAGTGGCAGCGGAGGGTGATTGGGGTGTTTTTAGGCCATCGGTGGGTGGAGTTGGAGGGAGGTGAACAGAGGGAGTTTAATGTTGCAGTGAGGATTACTCCAACTAAATACGCTCAGATCTGTCACTGGATCCATGGAGATCCAAGTCTCTGTAAAGAGGTTTGA